Genomic window (Thomasclavelia spiroformis DSM 1552):
AGAAAGAAAATTATGAAGCGAATTGGACAATATAGTGATAAAAATATATATGTTCTTTGTGCAAGTGCATATACAGCATATGATTTATCTTTAATAGGATTTCCAAAGGAAAAGTGTTTTAAATGGGGATATTTTCCAGAAATGAAAAATTACAAAATGAATGAATTATTGGAAATGAAAAAAAATAAAAAATTTGAAATACTCTGGGTAGGAAGATTTTTGGATTGGAAACATCCAGAACTAGCTATAAAATTAGCAGAAAAACTTTGTAGTAATAAAATTATATTTGAAATGATAATGATAGGTGATGGTCCTTTAAAAGAAAAAATTAGAAAATTATTAGAAAAAAAAGAATTGAAAAATTATGTTCATCTTGCTGGAACAAAGACGCCACTACAAGTACGGGAATATATGGAAAAAGCAGATATGTTTCTTATGACAAGTAATTATTATGAAGGATGGGGTGCGGTTATTAATGAGGCAATGAATAGCGGTTGTGCTGTTTTAGCTAGTCATACAGCAGGAGCAACGCCTTATCTTATTGATGATGGATTAAATGGAGCTGTTTTTAAATTTCCTGATATTAATATGTTATATGCTAAAACAAAAAAATATATTGAGAGTACTGATTATTTAAAAAGAACACAAATAATGGCAAATAAATCAATAAGTGATATTTGGAATGCAAAAAATGCAGCTTTAAATTTTAAAGAACTTGTTAATTTAATAAATGAAGATAGAAAAAATTGTATTGAATTTGGACCGTGTAGTCCTGCAGAAATATTGAAAAAAAATTGGTATAAAGGATAGGATGTTATATATGAGATATTTTTTGTGTGGTCAAACTGGAAATATTAACCGTGGTTGTGAAGCAATAATTCGCTCTACAGTAAAAATATTACAAAATAATAATGAAGATATTTATGTTGCAACATATGCACCGGATCTTGATAGACCTATGGTAAGAGAATTAGGAATTACAATAATTCCATATGCTAATTATCCTAGTCAAATACATAGATATATTTCAATAATAATTCGTAAAATTAATAAGAAATCATATTTTGGTTTCCAATATATTCATGCTCCGTTAATGAAATTAGTGAATACGAATGATGTTTGTTTGACAATTGGGGGAGACACATATTGTTATGGACGCCCTATAAGCAATATGGCATTTAATAAATTTACTACGCTAAATCGTATTGATAATATACTTTGGTGTTGTTCTATAGAAAAGGATAATATAACAAATGAAGTGCTCGAAGATCTAAAGCGATACAAATATATTTTTGCAAGAGAAAAAATTACATATGACAATCTTTTAAAAGCAGGGATAGATGAATCAAAAATTATAAAATGCTGTGATCCAGCTTTTTTTCTAAATCATAGAAAAACACTATTGCCTGTAGGTTTTATTGAAGAAAATACAGTAGGAATTAATTTAAGTGAAATGGTAA
Coding sequences:
- a CDS encoding glycosyltransferase family 4 protein; the encoded protein is MKLIFVSNILNHHQIELCKEFQKQFDDFYFVTTEDVDTIGYQVSQDAKYVLHYYDSNEKEKVKKEVIEADVVIFGSCPNDLISLRMEYNKLSFLYSEHFLKKGAWRLCIPRTRKKIMKRIGQYSDKNIYVLCASAYTAYDLSLIGFPKEKCFKWGYFPEMKNYKMNELLEMKKNKKFEILWVGRFLDWKHPELAIKLAEKLCSNKIIFEMIMIGDGPLKEKIRKLLEKKELKNYVHLAGTKTPLQVREYMEKADMFLMTSNYYEGWGAVINEAMNSGCAVLASHTAGATPYLIDDGLNGAVFKFPDINMLYAKTKKYIESTDYLKRTQIMANKSISDIWNAKNAALNFKELVNLINEDRKNCIEFGPCSPAEILKKNWYKG